Proteins from one Paenibacillus sp. J23TS9 genomic window:
- a CDS encoding iron-hydroxamate ABC transporter substrate-binding protein, translated as MKKAFIPLLLCFILILSACGNKTTSEPSVDKVEGNAAAESAKPQTITYQSEDGPVEVPADPKRVVVLSSFTGNVMSLGVHLVGVDSWSKMNPNFQDKLKDVQEVSDENLEKIIELNPDLIIGLSNIKNIDKLKQIAPTVTYTYGKVDYLTQHLEIGKLLNKEKEAEAWVDDFKARTQKAGDEIKAKIGENATVSVIESFDKQLYVFGDNWGRGTEILYQQMKLKMPQKVKDAALKEGYYAISPEVLPDFAGDYVIFSKNKDADNSFEGTNTYKNIPAVKNNHVYVADAKAFYFNDPLTLDYQLEFFTKSFLGK; from the coding sequence ATGAAAAAAGCTTTCATACCACTCTTATTATGCTTCATTCTTATCTTAAGCGCCTGTGGCAACAAAACCACCAGCGAGCCATCCGTCGATAAAGTCGAGGGCAATGCGGCCGCTGAAAGCGCCAAGCCGCAAACCATCACATACCAGTCAGAAGACGGCCCCGTTGAAGTTCCGGCTGATCCGAAGCGTGTCGTGGTTCTCTCTTCTTTTACCGGTAATGTGATGTCCCTGGGCGTCCATCTGGTCGGCGTCGACTCCTGGTCGAAAATGAATCCGAATTTCCAGGATAAACTGAAGGATGTTCAGGAAGTATCCGATGAGAATCTGGAAAAAATCATTGAGCTGAACCCGGACCTGATTATCGGTCTCTCCAACATCAAAAATATCGATAAGCTAAAACAAATTGCTCCGACGGTTACTTATACCTATGGTAAAGTCGACTACTTAACGCAGCACTTGGAAATCGGCAAGCTGTTGAACAAAGAAAAGGAAGCAGAGGCATGGGTGGATGACTTCAAGGCCCGCACTCAAAAAGCCGGCGATGAAATCAAAGCCAAGATTGGCGAGAATGCTACCGTTTCCGTTATTGAAAGTTTCGACAAGCAGCTGTATGTCTTCGGCGATAACTGGGGCCGCGGTACAGAGATTCTATACCAGCAAATGAAGCTGAAAATGCCTCAAAAAGTGAAGGACGCAGCACTGAAGGAAGGCTACTACGCCATATCTCCTGAAGTACTGCCTGATTTCGCAGGTGATTATGTGATTTTCAGCAAAAATAAGGATGCGGATAATTCGTTCGAGGGAACCAACACGTATAAAAATATTCCTGCCGTTAAAAACAACCATGTGTATGTTGCGGATGCCAAAGCATTCTATTTCAATGATCCGTTGACGCTGGATTACCAGCTGGAATTCTTTACTAAAAGCTTTCTAGGGAAGTAA
- a CDS encoding NAD(P)/FAD-dependent oxidoreductase: protein MVQEEIFDMTVIGGGPAGLYSAFYSGLREMKTKIIEFQPELGGKVHVYPEKMIWDVGGLTPMPAAKLIEQLVQQGLTFNPEVVLNEKIESITRSSDGIFELHAASGRVHLSKTVIVAVGGGILNPQRLDIEGASRFEVSNLHYTVKSLKQFKDKTIIISGGGNAAIDWANELEPIAKKVYITYRRESLSGHEATVGHLLNSSVECLSHTSISKLHARGDHEVIERVELMHHQTGEVLELEVDEVIINHGYERDASLLENSTLQIDIAEDFYIAGTASSESSVPGLYAAGDILKHEGKLHLIAGAFQDAANAVNKAKMFIQPDADGYAMVSSHNELFKDRNKELVKNMLV from the coding sequence ATGGTTCAAGAAGAAATTTTCGATATGACAGTGATCGGCGGGGGTCCGGCCGGACTTTATTCCGCATTTTATAGTGGCTTGAGAGAAATGAAAACCAAAATTATCGAATTTCAGCCCGAGCTTGGCGGCAAAGTTCACGTATACCCGGAGAAAATGATCTGGGACGTTGGCGGCTTGACACCGATGCCTGCCGCGAAGCTGATCGAGCAGCTGGTGCAGCAGGGACTGACGTTCAATCCCGAGGTCGTGCTGAATGAAAAGATCGAATCCATCACGCGAAGCTCGGACGGAATTTTCGAGCTCCACGCCGCTTCGGGGCGCGTCCATCTCTCGAAAACCGTCATCGTGGCGGTCGGAGGCGGCATCCTGAACCCGCAGAGGCTGGATATCGAAGGTGCAAGCCGCTTCGAAGTCAGCAACCTTCATTATACGGTGAAGTCCTTGAAGCAGTTCAAGGATAAGACCATCATCATTTCCGGCGGTGGCAATGCGGCCATCGACTGGGCGAACGAGCTGGAGCCGATCGCGAAGAAGGTCTATATCACATATCGCAGGGAATCGTTATCAGGTCACGAGGCAACGGTGGGACATCTGCTGAACAGCTCGGTGGAATGCCTCTCCCATACCTCCATTTCGAAGCTGCATGCACGCGGCGATCATGAGGTGATCGAGCGCGTGGAGCTGATGCATCACCAGACCGGTGAAGTGCTGGAGCTGGAAGTGGATGAGGTAATCATCAATCATGGCTATGAGCGCGACGCTTCCCTTTTGGAGAACAGCACGCTCCAGATCGACATCGCAGAAGATTTCTACATAGCAGGCACGGCCAGCAGCGAATCCTCCGTTCCGGGCCTATACGCAGCGGGAGATATTCTGAAGCATGAAGGCAAGCTGCACCTGATCGCGGGAGCGTTCCAGGACGCGGCGAATGCCGTCAACAAAGCGAAGATGTTCATTCAGCCGGATGCCGACGGATACGCCATGGTCTCCTCGCATAATGAACTGTTCAAAGACCGCAACAAAGAGCTTGTGAAGAACATGCTGGTCTGA
- a CDS encoding ABC transporter ATP-binding protein, whose product MVRLYTTELNIGYGERSIVKNLSVNIPDKKITAIIGSNGCGKSTLLKAITRIIPHQGGTVILDGENIAKENTKQLARKMAILPQTPESAAGLTVGELVSYGRFPYQKGFGRLTTQDYEVIDWALEKTGTLDFKFRSVDTLSGGQRQRVWIAMALAQETDIIFLDEPTTYLDMAHQLEVLELLQKLNLEQERTIVMVLHDINQAARFADYLVALKDGEIVKTGSSEEVICPEVLKQVYQIDAAIGLDPRTDKPMCVTYNLIK is encoded by the coding sequence ATGGTTCGACTGTACACAACGGAATTAAACATTGGATACGGCGAACGCTCCATTGTGAAGAATCTCAGTGTGAACATTCCCGACAAGAAGATAACCGCGATCATCGGCTCCAACGGATGCGGCAAATCCACACTGCTGAAAGCCATCACACGGATCATTCCGCATCAAGGCGGTACGGTTATTCTGGACGGTGAAAATATTGCCAAGGAAAATACGAAGCAGTTGGCGAGAAAGATGGCCATCCTGCCGCAGACACCGGAAAGTGCTGCAGGTCTAACCGTCGGTGAACTGGTATCTTACGGACGTTTTCCATATCAAAAGGGCTTTGGACGCCTGACGACACAAGATTATGAGGTCATCGATTGGGCACTGGAGAAAACAGGTACCCTTGACTTTAAGTTCCGTTCGGTTGATACGTTATCAGGTGGACAACGCCAGCGGGTATGGATTGCCATGGCGCTAGCTCAGGAGACGGATATCATTTTTCTCGATGAACCGACTACCTACCTTGATATGGCGCATCAGCTTGAAGTTTTGGAGCTTCTGCAAAAGCTGAATCTGGAACAAGAACGGACGATTGTCATGGTACTGCATGATATCAACCAGGCGGCGCGGTTTGCCGACTATCTTGTAGCCCTAAAAGACGGTGAAATCGTCAAAACCGGCAGCAGCGAGGAAGTCATTTGTCCCGAAGTACTTAAGCAGGTGTATCAAATTGACGCGGCCATCGGACTTGATCCCCGTACTGATAAGCCAATGTGCGTCACATATAACCTTATTAAATAA